The following coding sequences lie in one Prionailurus viverrinus isolate Anna chromosome X, UM_Priviv_1.0, whole genome shotgun sequence genomic window:
- the LOC125157590 gene encoding 60S ribosomal protein L36a-like translates to MVNIPKTCWTLCKKCGKYQQHKVTQYKKGNDSLYAQRKQHYDRKQNGYSERIKPIFWKKTKTTKRVMLRIDCIEPNYRCMKMLAIKRCKHLELRGHKKRKGHMIHF, encoded by the coding sequence ATGGTGAACATTCCTAAAACCTGCTGGACTCTCTGTAAGAAGTGTGGCAAGTACCAACAACACAAAGTGACACAATACAAGAAGGGCAATGATTCTCTGTATGCCCAGAGAAAGCAGCATTATGACAGGAAGCAGAATGGCTACAGTGAGCGGATTAAGCcgattttctggaaaaaaacaaaaacaacaaagagggTTATGCTGAGGATTGACTGTATTGAACCCAACTACAGATGTATGAAAATGCTGGCTATTAAAAGATGCAAGCATTTGGAATTGAGAGGACATAAGAAGAGAAAGGGCCACATGATCCATTTCTAA